A single genomic interval of Helianthus annuus cultivar XRQ/B chromosome 13, HanXRQr2.0-SUNRISE, whole genome shotgun sequence harbors:
- the LOC110899654 gene encoding probable aquaporin TIP-type RB7-5A gives MVKLAIGSIGDSLSAGSIKSYLAEFIATLLFVFAGVGSAIAYGKLTTDAALDPAGLVAIAIAHAFALFVGVSMAANLSGGHLNPAVTFGLAIGGNITIITGLFYWIAQCLGSIVACFLLQFVTGGLAVPTHGVADGMNGVQGVVMEIIITFALVYTVYATAVDPKKGSLGTIAPMAIGFIVGANILAAGPFSGGSMNPARSFGPAVVSGDFSQNWIYWVGPLIGGGLAGVIFGDVFIGSYETLPDSGDYA, from the exons ATGGTGAAGTTGGCAATTGGTAGCATTGGTGACTCTTTGAGTGCCGGTTCAATCAAGTCTTACTTAGCCGAATTCATTGCCACACTTCTCTTCGTATTTGCGGGTGTTGGGTCAGCTATTGCGTATG GTAAGCTTACTACAGATGCGGCACTAGACCCTGCTGGACTAGTCGCAATAGCGATAGCCCATGCATTTGCACTATTCGTTGGGGTCTCAATGGCAGCAAACCTATCGGGTGGCCATTTGAATCCGGCAGTCACCTTTGGATTAGCTATTGGCGGTAACATCACCATCATAACCGGTCTGTTTTACTGGATTGCCCAATGTCTTGGTTCCATTGTTGCATGCTTTCTCCTTCAGTTTGTTACCGGTGGCTTG GCCGTACCAACACATGGAGTTGCAGATGGCATGAATGGTGTTCAAGGAGTTGTGATGGAGATCATCATTACCTTTGCTCTAGTCTACACAGTTTATGCCACCGCCGTTGACCCTAAAAAGGGTTCACTTGGAACCATTGCACCCATGGCAATTGGGTTCATTGTTGGAGCCAACATTTTGGCAGCTGGTCCTTTTAGCGGTGGATCAATGAATCCTGCTCGATCATTTGGCCCAGCCGTGGTTAGTGGTGACTTCTCTCAAAACTGGATTTATTGGGTCGGCCCGTTGATTGGTGGTGGGTTGGCTGGAGTCATATTTGGTGATGTTTTCATTGGATCCTATGAGACACTTCCAGACTCTGGAGACTATGCTTAA